The following proteins come from a genomic window of Paenibacillus spongiae:
- a CDS encoding cytochrome C oxidase subunit II, protein MYKWIMFVVFAAASILGIYLVTNELPGKPVDEAASLPPGVTLLKVEANADFTFGEKEYRVKKGDKVKLKLVNKSGVHGLAIPDLGIDLKDDKMEQEVTFDEAGTFEMHCSVGCGVGHGDMKSVIIVE, encoded by the coding sequence ATGTACAAGTGGATTATGTTCGTCGTGTTTGCAGCGGCTTCGATTTTGGGCATTTATTTGGTGACGAACGAACTTCCTGGGAAACCGGTTGATGAAGCGGCATCATTGCCACCAGGCGTAACGCTGCTTAAAGTGGAAGCCAACGCGGATTTCACATTCGGAGAGAAAGAATATAGGGTGAAGAAGGGCGACAAGGTTAAGCTGAAGCTTGTGAATAAGAGCGGCGTGCACGGTCTGGCCATCCCGGATCTGGGCATCGATCTTAAAGACGACAAGATGGAGCAAGAAGTAACCTTTGATGAAGCCGGTACTTTCGAAATGCACTGTTCCGTTGGCTGCGGTGTCGGTCACGGGGATATGAAATCCGTTATTATCGTGGAATAA
- a CDS encoding phage holin family protein, giving the protein MHFITCSAAAVIGSILAFSFGIWPESLTLLLAAMGIDYVTGVIAAIREKKGLSSEVGSWGLAKKGLMLLVIILAHRIDMLLVSDDMVMGASIYFYLANELISITENLGRSGVPLPDRLREFIEVLKKKKS; this is encoded by the coding sequence ATGCATTTTATTACTTGCTCGGCAGCTGCAGTAATAGGCTCGATTCTCGCATTTTCATTCGGAATCTGGCCGGAATCGTTAACACTGCTTCTAGCTGCAATGGGAATCGATTACGTGACGGGCGTTATCGCAGCCATTAGGGAGAAGAAGGGACTGAGCAGCGAAGTCGGCTCATGGGGACTGGCGAAGAAAGGGCTTATGCTGCTTGTCATTATCCTCGCGCATCGGATCGACATGCTGTTAGTGTCCGATGATATGGTGATGGGAGCCTCGATCTACTTTTACCTGGCCAACGAGCTGATTTCCATTACCGAAAATTTGGGCCGCAGCGGCGTTCCGCTGCCGGACCGCCTTCGCGAATTCATAGAGGTGCTTAAAAAAAAGAAATCGTGA
- a CDS encoding SDR family NAD(P)-dependent oxidoreductase, translated as MGRLQNKIALVTGGSRGIGEAIVIRVAEEGADIAINYTSDSSRVKAEAVAEKVKALGKRAIVVQADVGSKEQVLRMFDEVESQLGHVDILVNNAGIAPFESFMKITEETWDRTYNTNVKSIFLCSQRAAASMRERRSGKIVNVLSTASLVVTSPVIPHYQSSKAAAHMLTKGMAIELGPFNINVNAVGPSTVDTDMCTDYLGDDEIRRKEIEANPMKRLGTARQIGDAVVFLASEEAMQVNGHLLMVDGGLTVKAAQPQDELER; from the coding sequence ATGGGCAGACTACAAAATAAAATCGCACTCGTTACCGGGGGCAGCAGAGGCATCGGCGAAGCGATCGTCATCCGTGTCGCTGAAGAAGGGGCGGACATAGCGATTAATTATACATCCGATTCCAGCCGCGTGAAGGCGGAAGCGGTCGCCGAGAAAGTGAAAGCGCTTGGCAAGCGCGCAATCGTCGTGCAGGCGGATGTCGGCAGCAAGGAACAAGTGCTGCGGATGTTTGACGAGGTGGAGAGCCAGCTTGGACATGTCGATATCCTTGTGAACAATGCCGGCATCGCTCCATTCGAATCCTTCATGAAAATTACGGAGGAGACATGGGACCGCACGTACAATACGAACGTGAAATCGATTTTCCTCTGCTCGCAGCGGGCTGCGGCATCCATGAGAGAACGCCGCTCCGGCAAAATCGTCAACGTGCTCTCCACGGCAAGCCTTGTTGTGACGAGCCCGGTCATTCCGCACTACCAGTCCTCGAAAGCGGCCGCCCATATGTTGACAAAAGGGATGGCGATCGAGCTGGGACCATTCAACATTAATGTCAACGCGGTCGGACCAAGCACGGTAGATACGGATATGTGTACCGATTACCTTGGCGACGACGAAATCCGCCGCAAGGAAATTGAAGCCAATCCGATGAAGCGGCTGGGCACGGCGCGGCAAATTGGAGATGCGGTCGTCTTCCTGGCTTCCGAAGAAGCGATGCAGGTAAACGGACATCTCTTGATGGTAGACGGAGGCTTGACTGTGAAAGCGGCTCAGCCTCAAGACGAATTGGAACGGTAA
- a CDS encoding UxaA family hydrolase, translating into MNEIRIQGYLRPNGDYGIRNHLLIIPTVICANQVCTRITQLVPDTVAIPHQHGCSQIGADKDRTFATLAGTGKNPNVGAVLIISLGCEVVDPYALADDIRTTGKRVEVIDIQETGGSVKAIQRGVELARGMRNELNLLAPETIPAAKLRIGVKCGGSDATSGMASNPALGVASDLLIEQGGTVVISETTEIIGAEHVLAQRCATPEVAEQLYAFVNRFEREVERMGADMRGGNPSPGNIAGGLTTIEEKSLGCISKCGTSPMMGAFEYADPIPGQGLYFMDSPGNDIECVSGMAASGVHLVCFTTGRGTPTGAAVVPVVKITGNKLMFARMSDNMDVDVSQILDGTSGVEQAGERIWDEIVEVASGKLTKAEILGHQEFSINRIGPSL; encoded by the coding sequence ATGAACGAGATTCGCATTCAAGGCTATTTACGCCCCAACGGAGATTATGGCATTCGCAATCATCTGCTCATTATTCCGACCGTCATATGCGCGAATCAGGTATGTACACGCATTACGCAGCTCGTACCGGATACCGTTGCGATCCCGCATCAGCACGGCTGCAGCCAAATCGGAGCGGACAAGGACCGGACATTCGCCACGCTGGCGGGAACGGGCAAGAATCCGAATGTCGGCGCGGTATTAATTATTAGCCTCGGCTGCGAAGTCGTAGATCCATATGCGCTCGCTGACGACATCCGCACGACAGGCAAGCGTGTCGAGGTGATCGACATACAAGAAACGGGCGGATCTGTGAAAGCGATTCAACGAGGCGTGGAGCTCGCCCGCGGGATGCGCAATGAGCTTAATCTGCTTGCGCCAGAGACGATTCCGGCTGCCAAGCTGCGCATCGGCGTGAAGTGCGGCGGCTCGGACGCTACCTCCGGCATGGCGTCGAACCCCGCTCTCGGCGTGGCGTCCGACCTGCTGATCGAGCAGGGCGGGACGGTCGTGATCAGCGAGACGACGGAGATTATCGGCGCGGAGCATGTCTTGGCGCAGCGCTGCGCGACACCGGAGGTTGCCGAGCAGCTCTATGCTTTCGTCAACCGGTTCGAACGGGAAGTGGAACGGATGGGGGCGGATATGCGCGGCGGCAATCCAAGCCCTGGCAACATAGCGGGCGGCCTTACGACAATCGAGGAAAAGTCGCTTGGCTGTATTAGCAAATGCGGCACATCGCCGATGATGGGTGCATTCGAATACGCAGATCCGATTCCGGGCCAGGGCCTTTATTTCATGGATTCGCCCGGGAATGACATTGAATGCGTATCGGGTATGGCGGCAAGCGGCGTCCACCTGGTCTGCTTCACGACAGGACGCGGCACGCCGACTGGCGCCGCAGTCGTGCCGGTAGTGAAGATTACGGGCAACAAATTAATGTTCGCGCGCATGTCAGACAACATGGATGTGGACGTCAGCCAGATTCTGGACGGCACCTCGGGCGTCGAACAGGCTGGCGAGCGTATTTGGGATGAAATCGTAGAAGTCGCCAGCGGTAAGCTGACCAAAGCGGAAATTCTCGGACATCAGGAGTTCAGCATTAACCGAATCGGACCGAGCTTGTAA
- a CDS encoding UxaA family hydrolase: MAHVIETGADALVVDPKDDVATALRDLTAGETIQYRSGHDVASVHVLNDIPFGHKLAIRPMEAGTHVRKYGEVIGQSTMAIQLGEHVHVHNVEGIRGRGDQAVQGKVTN, from the coding sequence TTGGCACATGTCATTGAAACAGGCGCCGACGCGCTGGTTGTAGACCCGAAGGACGACGTTGCTACCGCATTGCGTGATTTAACTGCCGGAGAGACGATCCAATACCGTTCCGGCCATGATGTTGCTAGTGTACATGTATTGAATGATATTCCGTTTGGGCATAAGCTGGCCATCCGCCCGATGGAAGCTGGAACCCATGTCCGCAAGTACGGGGAAGTCATCGGTCAATCCACGATGGCGATTCAATTGGGCGAGCATGTGCACGTTCATAATGTGGAAGGCATTCGAGGCCGCGGCGACCAAGCCGTTCAGGGGAAGGTGACGAACTGA
- a CDS encoding LacI family DNA-binding transcriptional regulator, which produces MVTIYDIAKKAGCSAMTVSRVINNTGRISADTRKRVLSIMQEMNYVPNSMARSLVKQETRILSLLIADITNPFYTSLARGAEDAARQLGYRLLLANSDESIDKEKEYIETVLSARVDGVLFAPAGDDSLPNLQKLKKQDLPIVLLDREVPGIECDMVLGDSKDGAKRLTEHLISLGHRRIALLNGASTVSTARLRREGYEEAHKLHHLPLRPDYLTEANYRMGVTDSLMERLMQMPEPPTALFAANNFLALGAIRALLNKGYRVPEDLSVVCFDELEAGFVVDPFMTVVAQPAYDFGYMGIQMLVDRIQDKAPAGWRKIMLPSELHVRKSSKEARFSFKHE; this is translated from the coding sequence ATGGTGACCATATATGATATAGCCAAGAAAGCCGGCTGCTCGGCGATGACGGTTTCAAGAGTTATCAATAACACAGGACGGATCAGCGCCGACACACGCAAACGGGTATTAAGCATTATGCAAGAGATGAACTACGTGCCGAATTCTATGGCCCGAAGTCTTGTCAAACAGGAGACGCGTATCCTTTCGCTGCTCATTGCCGATATTACGAACCCCTTCTACACCTCGCTTGCGCGCGGAGCCGAAGACGCCGCCAGACAGCTGGGTTACCGTCTGCTGCTGGCTAACAGCGACGAAAGCATCGACAAGGAGAAGGAGTATATCGAAACCGTCCTGTCCGCAAGAGTGGACGGGGTATTATTTGCTCCGGCCGGCGACGATTCCCTGCCGAATCTGCAGAAGCTGAAGAAGCAAGATTTGCCGATCGTGCTGCTCGACCGGGAAGTGCCCGGAATCGAATGCGATATGGTTCTGGGAGACAGCAAGGACGGAGCCAAACGGCTTACCGAACATCTGATCTCGCTTGGCCACCGCCGCATAGCGCTGCTCAACGGAGCGTCCACGGTCTCGACCGCGCGGTTAAGAAGAGAAGGCTATGAGGAAGCGCACAAGCTGCATCATCTGCCGCTCCGTCCCGACTACTTGACCGAAGCGAATTACCGCATGGGCGTTACGGATTCGCTCATGGAGCGATTAATGCAGATGCCGGAGCCTCCTACCGCGCTGTTCGCTGCGAACAACTTCCTTGCGCTCGGCGCCATTCGGGCTCTTCTGAACAAGGGCTATCGGGTTCCGGAGGATCTGTCGGTCGTCTGCTTCGATGAGCTCGAGGCGGGCTTCGTCGTCGACCCGTTCATGACCGTCGTTGCACAGCCTGCCTACGATTTCGGCTATATGGGCATTCAGATGCTTGTCGACCGCATCCAGGACAAGGCACCAGCAGGCTGGCGCAAAATAATGCTGCCGTCTGAGCTGCATGTACGAAAGTCGAGCAAAGAGGCCCGTTTCTCGTTCAAACATGAGTAG
- a CDS encoding poly(ethylene terephthalate) hydrolase family protein, with protein sequence MNINVRVNVRSGLHRFWDWLIGRTLTTLDGDTPFWRNSVIGIWAVYAASLVVTALGMPTGLGIMFDTFTAGLLGTIAMLIGGGAAAFILSLMYVPVPRFFAGSFIYSGLILYTILYYADMGLYVSVILAVILTLSGALLGLILAAFLHPRWSATTKLSALTTAAVLLLAFVIFTDKGKDDTAIPALATSDTASAPVVPLALDNPAAPGAYDVQDFTYGSGNDRHRDEFARDADLISDSVDASAYITRWSWIRSLFWGFDEKELPVNGRVWMPEGDGPFPLVLIVHGNHLMEQFSDTGYAYLGELLASRGFITVSVDENFLNYSVWGGIPNQDMKVRAWMMLKHVQQLADYNEQEETPLYNRIDLDRVAMIGHSRGGQAAAMAADSNRWFASDETLEGLDDVGIQAVVAIAPTDKQVDKTSAVLKDTYYLTIQGAMDGDVNNFYGDRQYMRTSFRSDSDRFKASLYIGEANHSLFNTSWGSMDDSLPGGLLLNREMMDPEDQREAAKVYVSAFLEAALNGNKAYVELFQDYRKGSDWLPEATYVNRFESGRFTDLARFDEDRDKTAVSGKSKVEAKGVQWTESDALDRERQSKGTRGVTLEWDEGQSGSYTIALSDIFRNRLARHERTVFSFSLANLERDIWQEGAEFVPHPDVEVELETLDGSRVTLPLTEFMPVGSPPSTEFTIASWMERRIKDGKYKESTEPVFQTYRLPLERFEQAGFSLQASELAAVTFHLQGGPGKIMLDDIGFTD encoded by the coding sequence ATGAATATAAATGTGAGGGTTAATGTTCGCAGCGGCTTACACCGCTTCTGGGACTGGCTGATCGGCCGGACGCTGACGACGCTGGACGGAGATACGCCCTTCTGGCGCAATTCGGTGATCGGCATCTGGGCCGTGTACGCCGCATCGCTTGTCGTTACTGCGCTTGGCATGCCGACCGGGCTGGGCATCATGTTCGATACCTTTACGGCTGGGCTGCTCGGCACAATCGCCATGCTGATCGGAGGAGGAGCCGCCGCTTTTATTTTATCGCTGATGTACGTACCGGTTCCGCGTTTCTTTGCAGGCAGTTTCATCTATTCCGGACTTATTCTATATACGATTCTATATTATGCCGACATGGGATTGTACGTATCTGTGATTCTTGCCGTGATTCTGACGCTCTCGGGTGCATTGCTCGGTCTGATCCTGGCCGCATTTCTACATCCGCGCTGGAGTGCGACGACCAAGCTATCCGCGCTGACGACGGCGGCCGTTCTGCTCCTGGCGTTCGTTATCTTTACGGACAAGGGCAAGGACGATACGGCGATTCCGGCTCTTGCGACGTCCGATACCGCATCTGCTCCGGTCGTTCCGCTGGCGCTGGATAACCCGGCTGCTCCCGGGGCATACGACGTACAGGACTTTACCTATGGGAGCGGGAATGATCGCCACCGCGATGAGTTTGCGCGGGACGCGGATTTGATTTCGGACAGTGTCGACGCTTCCGCCTACATCACCAGGTGGTCTTGGATCCGCTCGTTATTCTGGGGCTTCGACGAGAAAGAGCTTCCGGTTAACGGGCGCGTATGGATGCCGGAGGGCGATGGTCCGTTCCCGCTCGTGCTCATCGTACACGGCAATCACCTTATGGAGCAATTCTCCGATACCGGATATGCCTATCTCGGGGAACTGCTTGCCAGCCGGGGGTTCATCACCGTTTCCGTAGACGAGAATTTTCTCAATTATTCGGTATGGGGCGGAATTCCGAATCAGGACATGAAGGTCCGCGCATGGATGATGCTGAAGCATGTGCAGCAGCTGGCGGATTACAACGAGCAAGAAGAAACGCCGCTATATAACCGCATCGATCTGGACCGGGTGGCCATGATCGGCCATTCCCGCGGAGGACAGGCAGCCGCCATGGCCGCCGACAGCAACAGATGGTTCGCATCGGACGAAACGCTGGAAGGATTGGACGATGTCGGCATACAAGCAGTAGTCGCCATCGCTCCAACGGATAAGCAGGTCGACAAAACATCGGCGGTACTCAAGGACACGTATTATTTGACCATTCAAGGTGCGATGGACGGAGATGTCAACAATTTCTATGGCGACCGTCAATATATGCGGACCTCGTTTCGTTCCGACTCGGACCGGTTCAAAGCGTCCTTGTACATTGGCGAGGCGAATCATAGCCTGTTCAATACGAGCTGGGGCTCGATGGACGACAGTCTGCCGGGCGGGCTGCTGCTCAACCGGGAGATGATGGACCCTGAGGATCAGCGGGAGGCGGCCAAGGTTTACGTTTCCGCTTTTCTGGAGGCGGCATTGAACGGTAATAAGGCCTATGTGGAGTTGTTTCAGGACTACCGAAAGGGCAGTGACTGGCTGCCGGAAGCGACTTACGTGAACCGGTTCGAGAGCGGCCGCTTCACGGATCTGGCCCGTTTCGATGAGGATCGGGATAAAACCGCCGTATCGGGCAAAAGCAAGGTTGAGGCCAAGGGTGTCCAATGGACGGAATCGGATGCGCTTGACCGGGAACGCCAGAGTAAGGGGACGCGTGGCGTCACGCTGGAGTGGGACGAGGGGCAGAGCGGTTCTTACACCATCGCCTTGTCGGATATCTTTCGGAACCGGCTTGCAAGGCACGAGCGGACCGTGTTCAGTTTCTCGCTGGCAAACCTGGAGCGGGATATATGGCAAGAGGGGGCTGAGTTCGTTCCGCATCCGGACGTGGAGGTCGAGCTCGAGACGCTCGATGGATCGCGCGTAACGCTTCCGCTGACGGAGTTTATGCCGGTCGGATCTCCTCCCAGCACCGAGTTTACGATTGCATCGTGGATGGAAAGGCGGATCAAGGACGGGAAGTATAAAGAATCGACCGAGCCTGTGTTTCAAACCTACCGGCTGCCGTTGGAACGTTTCGAGCAGGCCGGATTTTCGCTGCAGGCGAGCGAGCTGGCTGCGGTCACGTTCCATTTGCAGGGCGGACCCGGAAAGATCATGCTGGACGACATCGGCTTTACCGATTAA
- a CDS encoding ABC transporter ATP-binding protein, whose product MEPAPVPPLFGPGRGRGTAPKVRAKNTAAALKRIWGYLSLQKKGLVAVFLLVALGAGLTLTGPYLIGKAVDDFILKKDAGGLAGLCVLLLAVYVTGSVVSYLQTYVMSGVAQRTVWEMRRDLFAHLQELPLRFFDRTTHGELMSRTTNDIDNVSVTLNQSLMQLINSTFMLVGSLTLMLLLNMWLTLVALVTIPLVMLLAKQIAKRTKTYFREQQQYLGELNGYIEETISGQKVVKMYNREAKSAERFQAVNNKLAQAGTKAQVLSGTMGPLMNMMNHFSFIVLAVAGGWLAYRGYTTVGVIVSFLNYSRQFSGPVNELANQYNLIQSGIAGAERVFETIDTETEFAGNGRKRLTETAAGEVVFQNVTFGYGDAPILSDISFTAKTGDMIALVGPTGAGKTTIINLLTRFYEIGDGSITIDGQDIRSLDKQSLRRQLGIVLQDAYLFTDTIRENIRYGKLDATDEQIRAAAKLANADGFISKLPGGYDTLMSSEGGNLSHGQRQLVTIARAILADPAILILDEATSSVDTRTEMHIQEAMKTLMKGRTSFVIAHRLSTIRDADQILVINEGRIMERGTHDQLMEAHGFYRNLVAKQFQSAG is encoded by the coding sequence ATGGAACCGGCGCCGGTTCCGCCGTTGTTCGGCCCGGGACGGGGGAGAGGGACGGCGCCTAAAGTCAGAGCGAAGAACACGGCTGCTGCATTGAAGCGGATCTGGGGCTACTTGAGTCTTCAGAAGAAAGGCCTCGTTGCCGTATTCCTCCTAGTTGCGCTGGGAGCGGGCCTGACATTGACCGGACCTTATCTGATCGGCAAGGCGGTAGACGACTTTATTCTGAAGAAGGATGCCGGCGGTCTGGCCGGCCTATGCGTACTACTATTGGCGGTATATGTAACAGGAAGCGTCGTATCGTATTTGCAGACTTATGTCATGTCAGGGGTTGCTCAGCGTACGGTATGGGAAATGCGGCGGGATCTGTTTGCACATCTGCAAGAGCTGCCGCTCCGGTTCTTCGATCGAACGACGCACGGCGAATTGATGAGCCGGACGACGAACGATATCGATAACGTCTCGGTCACGCTCAATCAGAGCCTGATGCAGCTTATTAACAGCACCTTCATGCTTGTCGGCTCGCTTACATTAATGCTGCTGCTCAACATGTGGCTGACGCTAGTCGCGCTGGTGACGATTCCGCTGGTCATGCTCCTGGCGAAGCAAATCGCCAAACGGACCAAAACCTACTTTAGAGAGCAGCAGCAGTATCTGGGGGAATTGAACGGCTATATTGAGGAGACGATTTCCGGTCAGAAGGTTGTCAAGATGTATAACCGGGAAGCGAAGTCCGCGGAGCGCTTTCAAGCCGTCAATAACAAGCTTGCGCAAGCGGGAACGAAGGCGCAGGTCTTATCGGGCACGATGGGTCCCCTCATGAACATGATGAACCACTTCAGCTTTATTGTGTTGGCTGTAGCGGGCGGATGGCTGGCTTACCGCGGTTATACGACGGTGGGCGTCATCGTCAGCTTTCTTAATTATTCACGCCAGTTCAGCGGACCGGTCAACGAGCTTGCCAACCAGTACAACTTGATTCAGTCCGGCATTGCCGGTGCGGAGCGGGTATTCGAAACGATCGACACGGAGACGGAATTCGCGGGCAATGGAAGGAAGCGGCTGACGGAGACGGCCGCAGGAGAGGTCGTTTTTCAAAATGTTACATTCGGTTACGGCGATGCTCCGATTCTGTCCGACATCTCCTTCACGGCTAAGACGGGCGATATGATTGCTCTTGTCGGACCGACAGGCGCTGGGAAAACAACGATTATCAATCTGCTTACCCGCTTCTATGAAATCGGGGACGGGAGCATTACGATAGACGGGCAGGACATCCGCTCGCTGGATAAACAAAGTCTGCGGAGACAGCTCGGGATCGTGCTGCAGGATGCCTATCTATTCACCGATACGATTCGTGAAAATATCCGTTACGGCAAGCTTGATGCCACCGACGAGCAGATTCGCGCAGCCGCCAAGCTGGCGAATGCGGATGGATTTATAAGCAAGCTGCCGGGCGGCTACGATACGCTCATGTCTTCGGAAGGGGGCAATCTCAGTCATGGCCAGCGGCAGCTCGTTACGATCGCCAGAGCGATTCTTGCCGACCCGGCGATCTTGATCCTGGATGAAGCGACGAGCAGCGTGGATACCCGAACCGAGATGCACATTCAAGAAGCAATGAAGACGCTCATGAAAGGGCGCACCAGCTTCGTGATTGCCCATCGTCTGAGCACGATCCGCGATGCCGATCAAATCCTGGTCATCAATGAAGGCCGCATCATGGAAAGAGGCACTCACGATCAGCTCATGGAGGCGCATGGATTTTACCGCAATCTCGTTGCCAAACAATTTCAGAGTGCCGGCTAG
- a CDS encoding ABC transporter ATP-binding protein, whose protein sequence is MWKLRSYLKPYRWAAILAPLLMVMEVCMDLLQPKLMAGIVNEGIMNNNLGYIWDSGLTMILVALIGLIGGVGCTYFSSIASQRFGADLRNGLYQKVQTFSFDNLDKLTTGSLVTRLTGDVVQMQNLVQMLLRMMVRDPSLAIGSIVMAIIISPRLALVLIAVIPILILIIVLVSRMVIPLFNRMQGKLDGLNTVMRENLSGIRVVKAFVRAAFERERFGRANRDYLDIALKASRTVAISMPLMMLVLNASIVVVLWYGGAQTWESALPIGNLIAFLSYLTQLLFSLLSVGMMLIQFSRAKASADRINEVLETVPGMSQPSEGGTAAITSGKIEFDRVSFGYGLESCGTSLDNEHVPVLKEISFTIHPGQTVGILGATGSGKSSMVGLIPRLYDPTEGRVSIDGTDVKEIDAVHLRREVGMVLQQAILFSGTIRDNIRFGQPDAAEAEVVSAAKAAAAHDFIVKLPDGYDTELGQRGVNLSGGQKQRISIARALLLRPRILILDDSTSAVDPATEARIQQSLKELMAESTCVIIAQRISSVTDADNIIVLEDGVIAAAGTHEELIRTSPVYQDIHRSQQRKEVAKHG, encoded by the coding sequence GTGTGGAAATTGCGTTCGTATCTTAAACCTTACCGATGGGCAGCGATATTGGCGCCGCTATTGATGGTCATGGAGGTTTGTATGGACCTTCTCCAGCCTAAGCTGATGGCAGGCATTGTGAACGAAGGCATCATGAATAACAACCTAGGCTACATCTGGGACTCGGGGCTCACGATGATTCTGGTCGCCTTGATCGGGCTCATCGGAGGGGTCGGCTGCACCTATTTCTCCAGTATCGCCTCGCAGCGCTTCGGCGCAGACCTGCGTAACGGCTTATATCAGAAAGTGCAGACGTTCTCATTCGATAATTTGGACAAATTGACGACGGGCTCACTCGTCACGCGGCTGACCGGCGATGTCGTGCAGATGCAGAACCTGGTTCAGATGCTGCTTCGTATGATGGTCCGCGATCCTTCGTTGGCGATCGGAAGCATTGTGATGGCCATCATCATCAGTCCCCGCCTGGCGCTTGTTCTGATTGCGGTTATTCCGATTCTCATTCTGATTATCGTACTCGTCAGCCGGATGGTCATCCCGTTATTCAACCGGATGCAGGGCAAGCTGGACGGGCTGAATACGGTTATGCGGGAGAACTTGTCCGGTATCCGTGTTGTGAAGGCGTTCGTAAGAGCGGCCTTCGAACGGGAGCGATTCGGCAGAGCGAACCGCGATTACTTGGACATCGCGTTGAAAGCGTCCCGTACAGTGGCAATCAGCATGCCGCTAATGATGCTCGTTCTGAATGCCAGCATTGTCGTCGTGCTCTGGTACGGTGGTGCGCAGACCTGGGAATCCGCTCTTCCGATCGGCAATCTGATTGCGTTCCTCAGTTATTTAACCCAACTGCTCTTCTCCCTCCTATCGGTGGGGATGATGCTGATCCAGTTTTCGCGGGCCAAGGCATCGGCAGACCGGATCAATGAGGTGCTCGAAACGGTACCGGGCATGTCGCAGCCAAGCGAAGGGGGAACTGCCGCCATCACAAGCGGGAAGATCGAATTCGATCGGGTATCGTTCGGCTACGGTCTGGAATCCTGCGGCACTTCCTTGGACAACGAGCACGTGCCGGTGCTTAAAGAGATCAGCTTCACGATTCATCCGGGTCAGACCGTAGGTATTCTAGGGGCGACGGGTTCCGGCAAGAGCTCAATGGTCGGTCTTATCCCGCGATTGTATGATCCGACCGAGGGCCGGGTTTCGATCGACGGCACCGATGTCAAAGAGATAGACGCCGTTCATTTGCGCCGTGAGGTCGGAATGGTACTCCAGCAGGCGATCTTGTTCAGCGGGACGATCCGGGACAATATCCGTTTCGGCCAGCCGGATGCTGCGGAAGCCGAGGTTGTGTCTGCGGCCAAAGCGGCAGCCGCGCATGATTTCATCGTCAAGCTTCCGGACGGGTACGATACCGAACTGGGACAGCGGGGCGTCAATCTCTCCGGCGGGCAGAAGCAGCGCATATCGATCGCGCGGGCACTTCTCCTTCGCCCGCGTATCCTTATCCTCGACGACAGTACCAGCGCGGTTGATCCTGCAACGGAAGCGCGCATCCAGCAGTCGCTGAAGGAGCTCATGGCGGAAAGCACCTGTGTCATCATCGCGCAGCGCATCTCTTCCGTAACGGATGCCGACAACATCATCGTTCTCGAGGATGGGGTCATAGCGGCTGCAGGAACACATGAGGAGCTTATTCGTACGAGTCCGGTATATCAGGACATTCACCGCTCTCAGCAGCGCAAGGAGGTGGCGAAACATGGCTGA
- a CDS encoding MarR family winged helix-turn-helix transcriptional regulator has protein sequence MEGKYRDGLIHMMGHIMKLHRHNVHIVIQDDVYPGQPPLLTRLLEHDGLSQKELAMKMNVKPATLTVMINRMAKNGLVERRSDPADQRVSRVYLTESGRKAAVDVKEAVERLEERSFSRFSEEEKAVFRHMLQRIHEEQEAFRRENS, from the coding sequence GTGGAAGGTAAGTATAGGGATGGCTTGATTCATATGATGGGTCATATCATGAAGCTTCACCGCCATAATGTCCATATCGTGATTCAAGACGATGTTTATCCCGGCCAGCCGCCTCTGCTGACAAGGCTTCTGGAGCATGACGGGTTAAGTCAGAAGGAGCTCGCCATGAAGATGAATGTCAAGCCGGCCACGCTGACCGTCATGATTAACCGGATGGCCAAGAATGGCTTGGTTGAGCGGCGTTCCGATCCTGCGGACCAGCGCGTATCCAGGGTATATTTGACCGAAAGCGGAAGGAAAGCGGCTGTCGATGTGAAGGAAGCCGTAGAGCGGCTGGAGGAGCGGAGCTTCTCCCGATTCTCCGAGGAAGAGAAGGCAGTTTTCCGGCATATGCTGCAGCGGATCCATGAGGAGCAAGAAGCGTTCCGGCGAGAAAACAGTTGA